The sequence below is a genomic window from Candidatus Baltobacteraceae bacterium.
CTGCATCGGCACGAACCGTCGAACGAGCGTAAACGAGATCTACGCATCGCTCGTCGATATCACCGGTTTCGAAGCGCCGATCGCGCGCGGCCCGAAACGCGCCGGCGACGCACGCGACGCCCAGTTCGATCCGTCGCTCGCGGCGGCGGAGCTGGGCTGGAAACCCGTCACCGCACTCCTCGACGGAATGCGCGCGACCTACGACTTCTTTAAGGGGCGAATGCCCGTCGCTTAACCGACGACGAGATTGAGCAGTTTATCCGCCACGAAAATACGCTTGCGGATCGCTTTGCCGTCGAGTTGCGCCCGCACCGGAGCGTGCGTCATGGCGAGATCGAAAGCCGCTTCTTCGGTGGTGCCGGGCGCCACCGTCAGGCGCGCGCGAATCTTTCCGTTGACTTGTACGACGAGGGTCAACTCGTCGACGGCGAGCGCGCGATCGTCGGGTTGAAGATACCGTTCGAGGTGGACGGACTGCGAATGTCCCATTCGCTCCCAGAGTTCTTCGGCGATGTGCGGCGCGAAGGGTGCGATCACGAGCGGTAGCGCGTGCACCGCGTAGGCCAGCGCCGGCGAGTCGGGCGTTTTTTGGGCCAGGCCCGTCAGCGCGTTGACGTATTCGTCGAGGCGGGCGATCGTGGCGTTAAAGTGCAGGCGGCGCGAGAGCGTTTCGTCGATCGCGGATTTCGCCGCAACGTGCACGGCGCGCAGCAGCTCTTTCTCCTCGGCCGAATCGACGTGCGGAAGCTCGGTAAGCGGCGTGGCTGCGGCGCGCTCGAGATGCGGCTCGCACGCGCGCCACACGCGATTGACGAAGCGCACGCGTCCGCTGATGCCTTCTTCGCTCCATTCGCCGGTATCCTCGGGCGGCGTGACGTAGAGCAAAAACAAACGCATCGCATCGATGCCGTTACGTTCGGCCGCCTCGTCGATCCCAACGACGTTGCCGCGCGATTTCGACATCTTCTCTCCGTTGGAGAGGATGAATCCCTGATGGAACAACCGCGTGAACGGTTCGTTCGGGCCGCTCACCCAGCCGCGGTCGTGAAAGAATTTATAGAAGAAACGCGAGTACAGCAAATGCAGCACGGCGTGCTCGGCCCCGCCGATGTATTGATCGACCGGCATCCAGCGATCGGCGGCTTCGCGCGACCAGGGCGCGTTTTCGTTATGCGGATCGAGATAGCGCAGATAGTACCACGACGATTCGAAAAACGTGTCCATCGTGTCGCTCTCGCGCGTCGCCGGTCCGCCGCAGCGCGGACAGGTGGTCGTCATAAACTGCGGATCGCGCGCGAGCGGCGAGCCTTCGCCGGTGATCGGCACGTCGGGCGGTAAGACGACGGGTAACCGATCGTCGGGAACCGGAACTTCGCCGTCGGTCGCGCAGTAGACGATGGGAATGGGTGTGCCCCAGTAGCGTTGACGCGAGACGAGCCAGTCACGCAGGCGAAAATTCTTGGTCTTTTCACCGAGACCGAGCGCGTGCAGCCGCTCCGCAATCGCCGCGCGCGCGCGTTCGCTCGACATGCCGGTGAAGTCGCCGCTCGCGATCAAGCGGCCATCTTCGAGGTACGCGGTCTCGAGTGGAACCGACGGCTGCGTTCCCGGCGCGACGATGACTTGCGCGATTGCCAAGCCGTGCTTGCGCGCGAACTCGAAGTCGCGCTGATCGTGTGCCGGCACGCCCATTACCGCGCCGGTTCCGTACTCGGCGAGCACGTAGTTGGTGACCCAAATCGGCACGCGTTCGTGCGAGAGCGGATTGACGGCGAACGCGCCCGTGAAGACCCCGGCCTTTTCCATCAAGCTCGTGCGTTCGAGTTCGGATTTCGAACGCAGGCTATCGACGAAGCCTTCGACCGCCGCTCGATGCTCGCCGGTAACGATTCGGGCCACGACGGGGTGCTCGGGCGCTACGGCGAGATACGTCGCGCCGTAGACGGTGTCCACGCGCGTGGTGAAGACGCCGATCCGTTCTTCTGAATTCTCGACGGCGAAACGAAACTGCGCGCCCTCGCTGCGTCCGATCCAATTGCGCTGCATCGTCTTGGTGCGCTCGGGCCAGCCGTCCTGCGATTCGGCGTCGTCGAGCAGCCGGTCCGCGTAGTCGGTGATCTTCAGGAACCATTGCGAGAGGTTGCGCCGCTCGACGGCGTGTCCGCACCGCCAGCACTTGCCGTCTACGACTTGTTCGTTGGCTAAAACCGTTTGGTCGTGCGGGCACCAGTTG
It includes:
- the leuS gene encoding leucine--tRNA ligase — its product is MAEIYDFRSVERKWQQRWEERAIYRASEDDAREKYYVLEMLPYPSGDLHVGHAKNYSIGDAVARMHRMLGYNVLHPMGWDAFGLPAENAAIQRGIDPNVWTRENIANMQRQIRLMGTSYDWSREIATYEPAYYRWNQWLFLRLYEQGLAYKREAPVNWCPHDQTVLANEQVVDGKCWRCGHAVERRNLSQWFLKITDYADRLLDDAESQDGWPERTKTMQRNWIGRSEGAQFRFAVENSEERIGVFTTRVDTVYGATYLAVAPEHPVVARIVTGEHRAAVEGFVDSLRSKSELERTSLMEKAGVFTGAFAVNPLSHERVPIWVTNYVLAEYGTGAVMGVPAHDQRDFEFARKHGLAIAQVIVAPGTQPSVPLETAYLEDGRLIASGDFTGMSSERARAAIAERLHALGLGEKTKNFRLRDWLVSRQRYWGTPIPIVYCATDGEVPVPDDRLPVVLPPDVPITGEGSPLARDPQFMTTTCPRCGGPATRESDTMDTFFESSWYYLRYLDPHNENAPWSREAADRWMPVDQYIGGAEHAVLHLLYSRFFYKFFHDRGWVSGPNEPFTRLFHQGFILSNGEKMSKSRGNVVGIDEAAERNGIDAMRLFLLYVTPPEDTGEWSEEGISGRVRFVNRVWRACEPHLERAAATPLTELPHVDSAEEKELLRAVHVAAKSAIDETLSRRLHFNATIARLDEYVNALTGLAQKTPDSPALAYAVHALPLVIAPFAPHIAEELWERMGHSQSVHLERYLQPDDRALAVDELTLVVQVNGKIRARLTVAPGTTEEAAFDLAMTHAPVRAQLDGKAIRKRIFVADKLLNLVVG